Proteins encoded within one genomic window of Ottowia sp. SB7-C50:
- the thiS gene encoding MoaD/ThiS family protein — protein MRITFKLFAMLADYLPPETRPGNEMTLDVAADATIQQIIAPFNLPPTLVHLVLVNGEYIPPDARATTTLQEGDALAIWPPIAGG, from the coding sequence ATGCGCATCACCTTCAAGCTGTTCGCCATGCTGGCCGATTACCTGCCGCCCGAAACGCGGCCAGGCAATGAGATGACGCTCGACGTGGCGGCCGACGCCACCATCCAGCAGATCATCGCGCCCTTCAATCTGCCGCCCACGCTGGTGCATCTGGTGCTGGTCAACGGCGAGTACATTCCGCCCGACGCGCGCGCCACCACCACGCTGCAGGAAGGCGACGCGCTGGCGATCTGGCCGCCCATTGCAGGCGGTTGA
- the modC gene encoding molybdenum ABC transporter ATP-binding protein, whose amino-acid sequence MAIQARVCHGPAFTLDVDVHLPGSGVTALFGPSGCGKTTLLRALAGLVRPSPGRVVVGGEVWQDDAAHVWRPTHQRPLGMVFQEASLFDHLSVQGNLDFGLKRVPPADRRIALDHAIDLLGIRDLLGRRPARLSGGERQRVAIARALATSPRLLLLDEPLAALDAARKAEVLPWFERLARELHIPMLYVTHSLDEVARLADHLLLLQAGRVVASGPTPQMMTRLDLSLTQGDAAGALIEGVLESVDRTYGLLTVRFGGGALHCVPASGARERAVGERLRLRVQARDVSLTLSAAADTSILNVLPARVQSVQADGTAQALVALDAGGTTLLARVTRKSADALALAPGQRVFAQIKGVAVLD is encoded by the coding sequence ATCGCCATCCAGGCGCGCGTGTGCCACGGCCCCGCCTTCACGCTGGACGTGGATGTGCACCTGCCGGGCAGCGGCGTCACCGCCCTCTTCGGCCCGTCGGGCTGCGGCAAGACCACCCTGCTGCGCGCGCTGGCGGGGCTGGTGCGGCCGTCGCCGGGGCGTGTCGTGGTGGGCGGCGAGGTGTGGCAGGACGATGCCGCACACGTGTGGCGACCGACGCACCAGCGCCCGCTGGGCATGGTGTTTCAGGAAGCCAGCCTGTTCGACCACCTGAGCGTGCAAGGCAACCTGGACTTCGGCCTGAAGCGTGTGCCGCCCGCCGACCGCCGCATCGCGCTGGACCACGCCATCGACCTGCTCGGCATCCGCGACCTGCTCGGTCGGCGCCCGGCGCGGCTGTCGGGCGGCGAGCGCCAGCGCGTGGCGATTGCGCGCGCGCTGGCCACCAGCCCGCGCCTGCTGTTGCTGGACGAACCGTTGGCTGCGCTGGACGCCGCGCGCAAGGCCGAGGTGCTGCCCTGGTTCGAACGCCTGGCGCGCGAACTGCACATTCCCATGCTGTACGTCACGCACTCGCTGGACGAGGTGGCGCGCCTGGCCGATCACCTGCTGCTGCTGCAGGCCGGACGCGTGGTGGCCAGCGGCCCCACGCCGCAGATGATGACGCGCCTGGACCTGTCGCTGACGCAGGGCGACGCGGCCGGCGCGCTGATCGAAGGCGTGCTCGAATCGGTGGACCGCACCTACGGCCTGCTGACGGTGCGTTTTGGCGGCGGCGCGCTGCACTGCGTGCCCGCCAGCGGCGCCCGCGAACGCGCCGTGGGCGAGCGCCTGCGCCTGCGCGTGCAGGCGCGCGACGTCAGCCTGACGTTGAGCGCAGCGGCCGACACCAGCATCCTCAACGTGCTGCCCGCCCGCGTGCAATCCGTTCAGGCCGATGGCACCGCGCAAGCCCTGGTGGCGCTGGACGCGGGCGGGACCACGCTGCTGGCGCGCGTGACCCGTAAGTCGGCCGACGCACTGGCCCTGGCGCCGGGCCAGCGCGTGTTCGCGCAGATCAAGGGCGTGGCGGTGCTGGATTGA
- the crcB gene encoding fluoride efflux transporter CrcB: MHAVFAICLGACAGALLRWRLGLALNHAGAWMPWGTLAANLIGGYLVGLCVAVFQHHADIDPAWRLLLVTGFLGALTTFSSFSAEVVEMLMAQRYVQALGIAALHLAGSLALTVLGIKTAAAVMGH; the protein is encoded by the coding sequence ATGCACGCCGTCTTCGCCATCTGCCTCGGTGCCTGCGCCGGCGCGTTGCTGCGCTGGCGGCTGGGGCTGGCGTTGAACCATGCCGGCGCGTGGATGCCTTGGGGCACGCTGGCGGCCAACCTGATCGGCGGTTATCTCGTGGGCCTGTGCGTGGCGGTGTTCCAGCACCATGCCGACATCGACCCTGCGTGGCGACTGTTGCTGGTCACCGGCTTTCTGGGCGCGCTGACCACGTTCTCCAGCTTCAGTGCCGAGGTGGTCGAGATGCTGATGGCGCAGCGCTACGTGCAGGCGCTGGGCATCGCCGCGCTGCACCTGGCCGGGTCACTGGCGCTCACGGTGCTGGGCATCAAGACAGCGGCGGCGGTCATGGGTCACTGA
- a CDS encoding NAD(P)/FAD-dependent oxidoreductase codes for MHHLILGAGPAGVIAAETIRKHAPGDQITLVGDEREPPYSRMAIPYLLVGDIGEPGTYLRKGADHFAQQRIELIHAQATKVDAQGKTVTLDNGQTLAFDRLLIATGSHPVRPPIPGLDLPGVDTCWTLQDARDIATRAVKGARVLQMGAGFIGCIIMEALQKRGVQLSVVEMGDRMVPRMMGEVAGNMIRDWCERQGVRVYTGHKVERIEKGEGDALKVHLSGGTVLDADLVISATGVRPAIGFLEGSGVQCLLGVLTDDCMQTNVPGIYAAGDCAEAFDPFTGKTIVSAIQPNAADQARVAALNMVGQRAALKLVTQINVLDTLGLISTSFGNWQGVPGGEHAELTDTAACRHLSLQFKDDVLVGCNSVGLTDHVGVMRGLVEGQIRLGDWKDRLLKDPMRLTEAYLARAQGQGDWSGAADARRR; via the coding sequence ATGCACCACCTCATCCTCGGCGCCGGTCCGGCCGGCGTCATCGCGGCGGAGACGATCCGCAAGCACGCGCCTGGCGACCAGATCACCCTCGTGGGCGACGAGCGAGAGCCGCCTTATTCACGCATGGCGATCCCCTACCTGCTGGTCGGCGACATCGGCGAGCCCGGCACTTATCTGCGCAAGGGCGCGGACCACTTCGCCCAGCAGCGCATCGAGCTGATCCACGCACAGGCGACGAAGGTCGATGCGCAGGGCAAGACGGTCACGCTGGACAACGGGCAGACGCTGGCCTTCGACCGCCTGCTCATCGCCACCGGCTCGCACCCCGTGCGGCCGCCGATTCCGGGGCTGGACCTGCCCGGCGTCGACACCTGCTGGACGCTGCAGGATGCGCGCGACATCGCCACCCGCGCCGTGAAGGGCGCGCGCGTGCTGCAGATGGGCGCAGGCTTCATCGGCTGCATCATCATGGAAGCGCTGCAAAAGCGCGGCGTGCAACTCAGCGTGGTCGAGATGGGCGACCGCATGGTGCCGCGCATGATGGGCGAGGTGGCCGGCAACATGATCCGCGACTGGTGCGAGCGCCAGGGCGTGCGCGTGTACACCGGCCACAAGGTCGAGCGCATTGAAAAAGGCGAGGGCGACGCGCTGAAGGTGCACCTGTCGGGCGGCACCGTGCTCGATGCCGATCTGGTCATCAGTGCCACCGGCGTGCGCCCGGCCATCGGCTTTCTGGAGGGCAGCGGCGTCCAGTGCCTGCTGGGCGTGCTGACCGACGACTGCATGCAGACCAACGTGCCCGGCATCTATGCGGCGGGCGATTGCGCCGAGGCGTTCGACCCGTTCACCGGCAAGACCATCGTCAGCGCCATCCAGCCCAATGCGGCCGATCAGGCGCGCGTGGCCGCGCTCAACATGGTGGGGCAGCGCGCGGCGCTTAAGCTGGTCACGCAGATCAACGTGCTCGACACGCTGGGCCTCATTTCCACCAGCTTCGGCAACTGGCAGGGCGTGCCCGGTGGCGAACACGCCGAGCTGACCGACACGGCGGCGTGCCGGCACCTCAGCCTGCAGTTCAAGGACGACGTGCTGGTCGGCTGCAACTCGGTCGGCCTGACCGACCATGTGGGCGTGATGCGCGGCCTGGTCGAAGGTCAGATCCGCCTGGGCGACTGGAAAGACCGCCTGCTGAAAGACCCGATGCGGCTGACCGAGGCCTACCTGGCCCGTGCGCAAGGCCAGGGCGACTGGAGCGGCGCGGCCGACGCGCGGCGACGTTGA
- a CDS encoding TOBE domain-containing protein: MVKPLIPSRALVDAQTDKRIEILQLVGLHGSISEAARVAGVSYKAAWQAIHTLSNLAGQALVDSSVGGTGGGGARLTAAGTQLLDAAAQMEAARREVLARFDGSPARALAGPRTSMRNLMPCRVLRLESADARDPLVRVVLALAQGVELASSITRESAELLNLAPGADVLALCKATAVRVQAASAASPAVPATHALDGRVLRVARGVQRDEVVVTLPGDIQLVGFAARPNALRAGSRAVAWVEDSAVVLALAD, from the coding sequence ATGGTCAAGCCGCTGATCCCTTCTCGCGCCCTGGTCGATGCGCAGACCGACAAGCGCATCGAGATCCTGCAGTTGGTGGGGCTGCACGGCTCCATCTCCGAAGCGGCGCGCGTGGCGGGCGTCAGCTACAAGGCGGCCTGGCAGGCGATTCACACGCTCAGCAACCTGGCCGGGCAGGCGCTGGTCGATTCCAGCGTGGGCGGCACGGGCGGCGGCGGCGCACGGCTGACCGCCGCCGGCACGCAATTGCTGGACGCCGCGGCGCAGATGGAGGCGGCGCGGCGCGAGGTGCTGGCGCGCTTCGACGGGTCGCCCGCCCGCGCGCTGGCCGGCCCGCGCACCAGCATGCGCAACCTGATGCCGTGCCGCGTGCTGCGGCTCGAAAGCGCCGATGCGCGCGACCCTCTGGTGCGGGTGGTGCTGGCATTGGCGCAAGGGGTGGAGCTGGCCTCGTCCATCACGCGCGAAAGCGCCGAGCTGCTGAACCTGGCGCCCGGCGCCGACGTGCTGGCGCTGTGCAAGGCCACGGCGGTGCGGGTGCAGGCGGCGTCAGCGGCCAGCCCCGCAGTGCCTGCCACCCATGCGCTGGATGGCCGCGTGCTGCGCGTGGCGCGCGGGGTGCAGCGCGACGAAGTGGTCGTCACCTTGCCCGGCGATATTCAGCTGGTGGGCTTTGCGGCGCGGCCAAATGCGCTGCGGGCGGGCAGCCGGGCCGTGGCGTGGGTGGAAGACAGCGCCGTGGTGCTGGCGCTGGCGGATTGA
- a CDS encoding TRAP transporter small permease, with protein MRRFLDRLYLASGALGGCFIVLICVAMIGQSILREFGVRTGAVNDVVAWMCAAASFFAMAHAFKHGDFVRVTLLLEHLSERKRRVLEIAALLIGTVSVGYLAFWAVRFTYESWQFNELAQGLLPIPIWIPQSSFALGALLLLVAMVDELILVLRGARPTYVVAVEERHAHGDFSSDV; from the coding sequence GTGCGCCGGTTTCTGGATCGCCTGTACCTGGCCTCGGGCGCGCTCGGGGGCTGCTTCATCGTGCTCATCTGCGTGGCGATGATCGGCCAGAGCATCCTGCGCGAATTCGGCGTGCGCACTGGTGCGGTGAACGACGTGGTGGCATGGATGTGCGCAGCCGCGTCCTTCTTCGCCATGGCGCATGCGTTCAAGCACGGCGACTTCGTCCGCGTCACATTGCTGCTCGAACACCTGTCCGAACGCAAACGCCGTGTGCTGGAAATCGCAGCGCTGCTGATCGGCACCGTCAGCGTCGGCTACCTGGCGTTCTGGGCGGTGCGGTTCACGTACGAGAGCTGGCAGTTCAACGAACTGGCGCAGGGTCTGCTCCCCATTCCGATCTGGATCCCGCAAAGCAGCTTCGCGCTGGGCGCGCTGCTGCTGCTGGTGGCCATGGTCGATGAACTGATTCTGGTGCTGCGCGGTGCGCGCCCGACCTACGTGGTCGCGGTGGAAGAACGCCACGCCCACGGTGATTTCTCGTCCGACGTCTGA
- a CDS encoding phytanoyl-CoA dioxygenase family protein, producing MNALDRTRRAQAVVTPALTDAFARDGAVCLRGLLNADEVALLRSGIDANIAAPSPRAKVASRPDDPGFFIEDFCCWQDNDAYRRVIFDSPLAAAAGLLMQSQSVRLYHDHMLTKEPGTRQKTPWHQDQPYYNIDGRQNISFWIPVDPVRRHSTLEFVAGSHQGPWLMPRSFMDHQAKWFPEGSLADLPDIEAVRDRFSILGWAVEPGDVIAFHMLSLHAAGGVDGDTRRRVFSVRMLGDDITHAPRNWVTSPPFPGLADRLPAGAPMHDALFPVLWQAA from the coding sequence ATGAACGCTTTAGACCGCACGCGCCGTGCGCAAGCCGTGGTCACCCCGGCATTGACCGATGCTTTCGCCCGCGACGGCGCCGTGTGCCTGCGCGGCCTGCTGAACGCCGACGAAGTCGCCCTGCTGCGCAGTGGCATCGACGCCAACATCGCCGCGCCCAGCCCGCGCGCCAAGGTCGCCAGCCGCCCTGACGACCCCGGCTTCTTCATCGAGGACTTCTGCTGCTGGCAGGACAACGACGCCTACCGCCGCGTCATCTTCGATTCGCCGCTGGCCGCCGCCGCCGGCCTGCTGATGCAAAGCCAAAGCGTGCGCCTGTACCACGACCACATGCTGACCAAGGAGCCCGGCACGCGCCAGAAGACGCCATGGCACCAGGACCAGCCCTACTACAACATCGACGGGCGGCAGAACATCAGCTTCTGGATTCCGGTCGACCCGGTACGGCGCCATTCCACGCTGGAATTCGTCGCCGGATCGCACCAGGGCCCGTGGCTGATGCCGCGCAGCTTCATGGACCACCAGGCCAAGTGGTTCCCCGAAGGCAGCCTGGCCGACCTGCCCGACATCGAGGCGGTGCGCGACCGCTTTTCCATCCTGGGCTGGGCGGTGGAGCCGGGCGACGTGATCGCCTTCCACATGCTCAGCCTGCATGCGGCCGGCGGGGTGGACGGCGACACGCGGCGGCGGGTGTTCTCGGTGCGCATGCTGGGTGACGACATCACGCATGCGCCGCGCAACTGGGTCACGTCACCGCCCTTTCCGGGCCTGGCGGATCGCTTGCCGGCGGGTGCGCCAATGCACGATGCGCTGTTTCCGGTGCTGTGGCAAGCCGCTTGA
- the modA gene encoding molybdate ABC transporter substrate-binding protein: MLQAASRTRRIVATWLTVIGSITACAAASAEQVHIAVAANFTAPAKVLAAMFEKTTGHTARLTFGATGAFYTQIRHGAPFDVLLAADDERPALLEKEGAIVPGSRFTYAVGQLALWSARPGVVDPQGAVLKIGQFHKLAIANPKLAPYGAAAVEAMNQLGVYAALQPRLVTGESIGQTYHFVASGNAELGFVALSQIQDAGVIRGGSWWIVPARLHAPIVQDAVILQRAQANPAAQSWMDLLRSPKAKALIRDHGYAVP, translated from the coding sequence ATGCTTCAAGCCGCTTCGCGCACGCGCCGCATCGTCGCCACCTGGCTGACCGTGATCGGGTCGATCACGGCGTGCGCAGCGGCGTCTGCCGAGCAGGTGCACATCGCCGTCGCCGCCAACTTCACCGCGCCGGCCAAGGTGCTGGCGGCGATGTTCGAGAAAACCACCGGCCACACCGCCCGCCTGACGTTTGGCGCCACCGGCGCCTTCTACACGCAGATCAGGCACGGCGCGCCGTTCGACGTGCTGCTGGCGGCCGACGACGAGCGCCCTGCCCTGCTCGAAAAAGAAGGCGCCATCGTGCCCGGCTCGCGCTTCACCTACGCCGTGGGGCAACTGGCGCTGTGGTCGGCCAGGCCGGGCGTGGTCGACCCGCAGGGGGCGGTGCTGAAAATCGGTCAGTTTCACAAGCTGGCCATTGCCAACCCCAAGCTCGCGCCCTATGGCGCGGCGGCCGTCGAAGCGATGAACCAGCTGGGCGTTTACGCCGCTTTGCAACCCAGACTCGTCACGGGCGAAAGCATCGGACAGACCTACCACTTCGTCGCCTCCGGCAATGCCGAACTGGGCTTCGTGGCGCTGTCGCAGATTCAGGACGCGGGCGTGATCCGCGGCGGCTCGTGGTGGATCGTGCCCGCCCGGCTGCATGCGCCGATCGTCCAGGACGCGGTCATCCTCCAACGCGCACAGGCCAACCCGGCGGCCCAATCGTGGATGGATTTGCTGCGCTCGCCCAAGGCGAAGGCGCTGATCCGCGACCATGGTTATGCGGTGCCGTGA
- a CDS encoding aldehyde ferredoxin oxidoreductase family protein encodes MSWAGKLLRVNLTEGTVKSEPLNMDWARQYIGSRGLGTKYLTSEIDPKVDPLSADNKIIWATGPLTGTMASTGGRYTVITKGPLTGAIACSNSGGYWGAELKMAGWDMVIFEGKSPKPVYLYINDDTAELRDAADIWGKSVWETEEHLKKTLQDPLTRVSSIGKAGENQVLFAAVVNDLHRAAGRSGVGAVMGSKNLKAIAVRGTKGVGNIRDPKAFMAETFARKKILHEHPVTGQGLPTFGTQVLMNVINEVGALPTRNHRDVQFEGAKDISAEAMATPRKTDGKKHLVTNQACFGCTIACGRISKIDETHFTVQTKPQYWGASGGLEYEAAWALGAANGVNDLEALQYVNLLCNEEGIDPISFGATVGLVMELYEMGVLTKEQIGIEAPFGSAQALAFLAEETVNGRGFGKEIGTGSKRLAAKYGHPDLSMSSKGQEFPAYDGRAIQGIGLAYATSNRGGCHLRGYTIASEVLGIPVKTEPTATEGKPELVKAFQDATAAFDSSGLCIFTTFAWSLPDLAPQLAAACDEGYTVEEVEKIGERIWNMEREFNNAAGFTKADDSLPKRLKTEAAKSGGSKGAVSHVDEMLPKYYEVRGWDAEGRPTQATRERLGL; translated from the coding sequence ATGTCCTGGGCTGGCAAACTTCTCCGCGTCAACCTGACCGAAGGCACCGTCAAATCCGAACCGCTGAACATGGACTGGGCGCGCCAGTACATCGGCTCGCGCGGGCTCGGCACCAAGTACCTCACCAGCGAGATCGATCCCAAGGTCGATCCGCTGTCGGCCGACAACAAGATCATCTGGGCCACCGGGCCGCTGACGGGCACCATGGCCTCGACCGGCGGGCGCTACACCGTCATCACCAAGGGCCCGCTCACCGGCGCCATTGCCTGCTCCAACTCGGGCGGCTACTGGGGCGCCGAACTGAAGATGGCCGGCTGGGACATGGTGATCTTCGAAGGCAAGAGCCCGAAGCCCGTGTACCTGTACATCAACGACGACACCGCCGAGCTGCGCGACGCCGCCGACATCTGGGGCAAGAGCGTTTGGGAGACCGAGGAGCACCTCAAGAAGACCCTGCAAGACCCGCTGACGCGCGTGTCCAGCATCGGCAAGGCGGGCGAAAACCAGGTGCTGTTTGCGGCCGTGGTGAACGACCTGCACCGCGCCGCCGGCCGTTCCGGCGTGGGCGCCGTGATGGGCAGCAAGAACCTCAAGGCCATCGCGGTGCGCGGCACCAAGGGCGTGGGCAACATCCGCGACCCGAAAGCCTTCATGGCCGAGACCTTTGCGCGCAAGAAGATCCTGCACGAGCACCCGGTCACCGGCCAGGGCCTGCCCACGTTTGGCACACAGGTGCTGATGAACGTGATCAACGAAGTGGGCGCGCTGCCCACGCGCAACCACCGCGACGTGCAGTTCGAAGGCGCCAAGGACATTTCCGCCGAAGCCATGGCCACGCCGCGCAAGACGGACGGCAAGAAGCACCTGGTGACCAACCAGGCCTGCTTTGGCTGCACCATCGCCTGCGGGCGCATCAGCAAGATCGACGAGACGCACTTCACGGTGCAGACCAAGCCGCAGTACTGGGGCGCGAGTGGGGGCCTTGAATACGAAGCCGCCTGGGCGCTGGGCGCCGCCAACGGCGTAAACGACCTGGAGGCGTTGCAATACGTCAACCTGCTGTGCAACGAGGAAGGCATCGACCCCATCAGCTTTGGCGCCACCGTGGGCCTGGTGATGGAGCTGTACGAAATGGGTGTGCTGACCAAGGAGCAGATCGGCATCGAGGCGCCGTTCGGCTCGGCCCAGGCGCTGGCTTTTCTGGCGGAAGAAACCGTGAACGGCCGCGGCTTTGGCAAGGAGATCGGCACCGGCTCCAAGCGCCTGGCGGCCAAGTACGGGCACCCCGATCTGTCGATGTCGTCCAAGGGCCAGGAATTCCCGGCCTACGACGGCCGCGCGATCCAGGGCATTGGCCTGGCCTACGCCACCAGCAACCGCGGCGGCTGCCACCTGCGCGGCTACACCATTGCATCGGAAGTGCTGGGCATTCCGGTCAAGACCGAACCCACGGCGACCGAGGGCAAGCCCGAGTTGGTGAAAGCCTTCCAGGACGCCACGGCGGCGTTCGACTCGTCCGGCCTGTGCATCTTCACCACCTTCGCCTGGAGCCTGCCCGACCTGGCGCCGCAACTGGCGGCCGCGTGCGACGAAGGCTACACGGTGGAAGAGGTCGAGAAGATTGGCGAGCGCATCTGGAACATGGAGCGCGAGTTCAACAACGCCGCCGGCTTTACCAAGGCCGACGACAGCCTGCCCAAGCGCCTGAAGACGGAAGCGGCAAAGTCGGGCGGCTCGAAAGGCGCCGTCAGCCATGTGGACGAGATGCTGCCCAAGTACTACGAAGTGCGCGGCTGGGACGCGGAAGGCCGGCCGACGCAGGCCACGCGCGAGCGGCTGGGGCTTTGA
- a CDS encoding recombination-associated protein RdgC, whose translation MFKNVMLYRIGPDWPRSAEQWEEALAAEPFAECGASQQKSSGWVPPRGEAHGALVESVDGQWIARFCLETKSVPGDAVRRKAQEVIEQIEKTTGRKPGKKEARDIRDDALISLLPQAFPRRSQITAWIDPQRRWLVLDAGAQGKADELISSLARVAGRGFEVGLLQTAQSPQGAMAAWLADESGDALPHAFNVERECELKGSGDEPAVVKFTRHPLLTDEVRQHIAEGKLPTRLALGWAGRVGFVLTQALQLKKIAFEEGVFDEGSKSGDDDRFDADVALATGELGGLMGDLIEALGGEANSTAVTDQVPAATGVTGAPPAQRAPTAAAADDDGPPF comes from the coding sequence TTGTTCAAGAATGTGATGCTCTACCGGATCGGCCCCGACTGGCCGCGGTCGGCCGAGCAGTGGGAAGAAGCCCTGGCCGCGGAGCCGTTTGCCGAATGCGGCGCGTCGCAGCAGAAGTCCAGCGGATGGGTGCCGCCGCGCGGTGAAGCGCATGGCGCGCTGGTCGAAAGCGTGGACGGGCAATGGATCGCGCGGTTCTGCCTCGAAACCAAGTCGGTGCCGGGCGATGCCGTGCGGCGCAAGGCGCAGGAAGTCATCGAGCAGATCGAGAAGACCACCGGCCGCAAGCCGGGCAAGAAGGAAGCACGCGACATCCGTGACGACGCGCTGATCTCGCTGCTGCCGCAGGCCTTTCCGCGCCGCAGCCAGATCACCGCCTGGATCGACCCGCAGCGCCGCTGGCTGGTGCTGGACGCGGGTGCGCAGGGCAAGGCCGACGAATTGATCAGCAGCCTGGCGCGGGTGGCCGGGCGCGGCTTTGAAGTGGGCCTGCTGCAGACCGCGCAATCGCCGCAAGGCGCGATGGCAGCCTGGCTGGCCGACGAGAGTGGCGACGCACTGCCCCACGCCTTCAACGTCGAACGCGAGTGCGAACTGAAAGGCAGCGGCGACGAGCCGGCGGTCGTCAAGTTCACGCGCCACCCGCTGCTGACCGACGAAGTGCGCCAGCATATTGCCGAGGGCAAGCTGCCCACCAGGCTGGCGCTGGGCTGGGCTGGCCGCGTGGGTTTTGTGCTGACGCAGGCGCTTCAGCTCAAGAAGATCGCGTTTGAGGAAGGCGTGTTCGACGAAGGCAGCAAGTCCGGCGACGACGACCGGTTCGACGCCGACGTGGCGCTGGCCACGGGCGAACTCGGCGGCCTGATGGGCGACCTGATCGAGGCGCTGGGCGGCGAGGCCAATTCAACCGCAGTAACGGACCAGGTACCTGCGGCCACCGGCGTAACGGGCGCGCCGCCCGCGCAACGCGCGCCGACCGCCGCAGCGGCCGACGACGACGGTCCGCCGTTTTGA
- a CDS encoding 4Fe-4S dicluster domain-containing protein, which produces MQKVLHINADKCTGCLQCEMACSYEHYGVYATAKSRIKVFDFHTTGKKVPYTCTQCDEAWCLHACPVEAITVDKGTGAKIVSDATCVGCKVCTIACPFGTINYVAETGKVQKCDLCYDRAEGPACVEACPTAAITYIDANWTGLDRMKQWADKLGNQPSAA; this is translated from the coding sequence ATGCAAAAGGTGTTGCACATCAACGCCGACAAGTGCACCGGCTGTCTGCAATGCGAGATGGCGTGTTCTTACGAGCATTACGGCGTGTACGCCACGGCCAAGTCGCGCATCAAGGTGTTCGACTTCCACACCACCGGCAAGAAGGTGCCCTACACCTGCACGCAGTGCGACGAGGCCTGGTGCCTGCACGCCTGCCCGGTCGAAGCCATCACGGTGGACAAGGGCACGGGCGCCAAGATCGTGTCGGACGCCACCTGCGTGGGCTGCAAGGTCTGCACCATCGCCTGCCCGTTCGGCACCATCAACTACGTGGCCGAAACCGGCAAGGTGCAGAAGTGCGACCTGTGCTACGACCGCGCCGAGGGCCCGGCCTGCGTGGAAGCCTGCCCCACCGCCGCCATCACCTACATCGACGCCAACTGGACGGGCCTGGACCGCATGAAGCAGTGGGCGGACAAGCTGGGCAATCAGCCTTCCGCCGCTTGA
- a CDS encoding TRAP transporter large permease subunit, with product MDILLVGGLLLFIMLLLLSGGVWIAMTLAICGWVGQAFFTNTSPGNNLFSAFWESNASWELAALPLFIWMGEILFRTRLSEEMFEGLRPWLNRVPGRLMHTTILGCGIFGSVSGSSAATCATISKVALPELIKRGYSEKIALGSLATAGTLGILIPPSITMVVYAVAADASIIRIFLAGFLPGFLLMALFSGYIMWWSIRHPDQVPAADPPTSFREKIRQSGNLIPVTALIVFIVWVLVAGWATATECAAYGVAGSLGLAWWSKSLTWKNFKEGVMGTTRTSCMIMFILAGAAFLTKTMAFTGIPRELAEWVNAMHLSPFALIGVLTLVYLVLGTALDGISMIVLTSAVVLPMIQKAGFDLIWFGIFIVLLVEIAEVTPPVGFNLFVLQNMTGKDSNTIARAAIPFFVCLVICIVLITAFPQIVTSLPDMVMGKG from the coding sequence ATGGATATTCTGCTCGTTGGCGGCCTGCTGCTGTTCATCATGCTGCTGCTGCTCTCCGGCGGCGTCTGGATCGCCATGACGCTGGCCATTTGCGGCTGGGTCGGCCAGGCCTTCTTCACCAACACGTCGCCGGGCAACAACCTGTTCTCGGCCTTCTGGGAAAGCAACGCCAGCTGGGAACTGGCAGCGTTGCCGCTGTTCATCTGGATGGGCGAAATCCTGTTTCGCACCCGGCTGAGCGAAGAGATGTTCGAGGGCCTGCGCCCCTGGCTGAATCGCGTGCCTGGGCGGCTGATGCACACCACGATCCTGGGCTGCGGCATCTTCGGCTCGGTGTCCGGCTCGTCGGCGGCCACCTGCGCCACCATCAGCAAGGTCGCGCTGCCTGAACTCATCAAGCGCGGCTACAGCGAGAAGATCGCGCTGGGGTCGCTGGCCACGGCGGGCACGCTGGGCATCCTGATCCCGCCGTCGATCACCATGGTGGTGTACGCCGTGGCCGCCGACGCCTCCATCATCCGCATCTTCCTGGCCGGGTTTCTGCCGGGCTTCCTGCTGATGGCGCTGTTTTCGGGCTACATCATGTGGTGGAGCATTCGCCACCCCGACCAGGTCCCAGCGGCCGACCCGCCCACCTCGTTCCGCGAAAAGATTCGCCAGTCGGGCAACCTGATTCCCGTCACCGCGCTGATCGTCTTCATCGTGTGGGTGCTGGTGGCCGGCTGGGCGACGGCGACGGAATGCGCGGCGTACGGCGTGGCCGGCTCGCTGGGGCTGGCCTGGTGGAGCAAGAGCCTGACCTGGAAAAACTTCAAGGAAGGCGTGATGGGCACCACCCGCACCAGCTGCATGATCATGTTCATCCTGGCGGGCGCGGCTTTCCTCACCAAGACCATGGCCTTCACCGGCATCCCACGCGAGCTGGCCGAGTGGGTCAACGCCATGCACCTGTCGCCCTTCGCGCTGATCGGCGTGCTGACGCTCGTCTACCTGGTGCTGGGCACGGCGCTCGACGGCATCAGCATGATCGTGTTGACCAGCGCCGTGGTGCTGCCCATGATCCAGAAGGCCGGCTTCGACCTGATCTGGTTCGGTATCTTCATCGTGCTGCTGGTCGAGATCGCCGAAGTTACGCCGCCTGTGGGCTTCAACCTGTTCGTGCTGCAGAACATGACCGGCAAGGACAGCAACACCATCGCCCGCGCCGCCATCCCCTTCTTCGTCTGCCTGGTGATCTGCATCGTGCTGATCACGGCATTTCCGCAGATCGTGACCAGCCTGCCCGACATGGTCATGGGCAAGGGCTGA